The following coding sequences are from one Devosia yakushimensis window:
- a CDS encoding PTS sugar transporter subunit IIA, protein MIGLVLVTHGALANEFKSALEHVVGPQDYCETIAIGPDDNMENRRNDILAAVDRADNGSGVIILTDMFGGTPSNLAISVMQNRDVEVIAGVNLPMLVKLGRVRGDMTIKDAVNLAQEAGRKYITVANSILSAG, encoded by the coding sequence ATGATCGGTCTGGTTCTGGTGACGCATGGTGCGCTCGCCAATGAGTTCAAGTCGGCACTGGAACACGTCGTCGGCCCGCAGGATTACTGCGAAACCATCGCCATTGGTCCCGACGACAATATGGAAAACCGGCGCAACGACATTCTGGCCGCGGTCGACCGCGCCGATAATGGCTCGGGCGTCATCATCCTCACCGACATGTTCGGCGGCACGCCGTCCAATCTCGCCATCTCGGTGATGCAGAACCGCGATGTCGAGGTGATCGCCGGGGTCAACCTGCCCATGCTGGTCAAGCTCGGCCGCGTGCGCGGCGACATGACCATCAAGGACGCGGTCAATCTGGCGCAGGAAGCGGGCCGCAAATATATTACCGTGGCCAATTCCATCCTGAGCGCGGGGTAA
- a CDS encoding DUF2937 family protein — protein MRRIIAGIGGVGLALTLSQFPEYAQQYTQRLGGAVDELRIVTEDFDRAAAAGGLDRAEALGRYEGSTDAFIVGRGTAMAATFTRYEQLSATLARIEGAGPIERLQSLPAYLDTDIGRRTLEAYKPAIPVTMEGLLYAGGGFILAYLVLSGLWRFCALPFKRKRREAYR, from the coding sequence ATGCGGCGGATTATTGCCGGGATCGGTGGGGTTGGGCTGGCGCTGACCCTCAGCCAATTCCCTGAATATGCCCAGCAATATACCCAGCGGCTCGGCGGGGCGGTGGATGAGCTGCGCATCGTGACCGAGGATTTCGACCGCGCGGCCGCGGCGGGCGGGCTGGACCGGGCCGAGGCGCTGGGGCGTTATGAAGGGTCCACCGACGCCTTCATCGTCGGACGCGGCACGGCCATGGCGGCCACGTTCACACGCTATGAACAGCTCAGCGCCACCCTGGCCCGTATCGAGGGCGCCGGACCCATCGAGCGCCTGCAATCGCTGCCGGCCTATCTCGATACCGATATCGGCCGCCGCACGCTCGAGGCCTATAAGCCCGCCATTCCGGTGACCATGGAAGGCCTGCTCTATGCCGGAGGCGGGTTCATCCTGGCCTATCTGGTGCTGTCGGGCCTTTGGCGGTTCTGCGCCCTGCCGTTCAAGCGGAAGCGGCGGGAAGCCTATCGGTAA
- a CDS encoding HPr kinase/phosphorylase, translating into MTQNHNLHGTAIQLGTTGLLLRGPSGAGKSLLALALLDRWAARGLSAALVADDRVDLAPGPSGLLMSVPAPIAGLIELRGRGIINRPHVSPAPLHLLIDLVPELVRMPESPAFSTEILGVSLPRAPVPEARLVGLEHQMLLVSEAIAALDRPEGRP; encoded by the coding sequence ATGACCCAGAACCACAATCTGCATGGCACGGCCATCCAGCTTGGCACGACCGGATTGCTGCTGCGCGGCCCCTCGGGCGCGGGCAAGTCGCTGCTGGCTCTGGCCCTGCTCGATCGCTGGGCGGCGCGCGGCCTTTCCGCTGCTCTCGTGGCCGATGACCGGGTCGATCTGGCTCCCGGCCCGTCAGGGCTGCTCATGAGCGTTCCGGCCCCGATTGCCGGGCTTATCGAGCTGCGTGGGCGGGGCATTATCAACCGTCCGCATGTGAGCCCCGCGCCGCTCCATCTGCTGATCGATCTCGTGCCTGAGCTGGTGCGCATGCCCGAATCCCCTGCTTTCAGCACCGAGATTCTGGGGGTGTCGCTGCCCCGCGCTCCGGTGCCCGAGGCCCGCCTTGTCGGGCTCGAGCATCAAATGCTGTTGGTAAGTGAGGCCATTGCCGCCCTGGACCGGCCGGAGGGCCGTCCGTGA
- a CDS encoding HPr family phosphocarrier protein, whose translation MDAASTGRAVAQQLTIVNRKGLHARASARFVRTAECFDASIAVIKDGTSVAGNSIMGLMMLGAGPGSTILVQASGKQAREALEAIVELVNNGFDEDSDGAAG comes from the coding sequence ATGGACGCCGCCAGCACCGGCCGGGCCGTCGCCCAGCAATTGACCATCGTCAATCGCAAGGGCCTGCATGCCCGCGCCTCGGCCCGCTTCGTGCGCACCGCCGAATGCTTCGACGCTTCCATCGCCGTCATCAAGGACGGCACCTCGGTGGCCGGCAATTCCATCATGGGCCTGATGATGCTGGGCGCGGGACCGGGGAGCACGATCCTGGTACAGGCCAGCGGCAAACAGGCGCGAGAGGCGCTGGAGGCTATTGTCGAGCTGGTCAATAACGGATTTGACGAGGATAGCGACGGGGCGGCGGGTTAA
- a CDS encoding aminoglycoside N(3)-acetyltransferase, with the protein MTEPDQVLRTAAPVTRDSLLADIRALGVKDGDLLVVHSSLSALGWVNGGAVAVVQALLDAIGKHGTLVMPAHSAGLTDPQHWEAPPVPKAWHRPIRDTMPAFDPQITPTRQMGQVAELFRTWPGSMRSNHPSTSFSALGPLAGEVTQSHDLADPFGEHSPLGALYRLGASILLMGVDFDTCTALHLAERRYVANPALIQEGAPMLVNGKREWVSFNTPAIMDSAAFLPIGAGAIEKGLAQAGPLGEGRGIFVQLPALVDHAIDTWAGKAAPGS; encoded by the coding sequence TTGACTGAGCCCGACCAAGTCTTGCGGACCGCCGCGCCGGTTACGCGCGATAGCCTGCTCGCCGATATACGCGCGCTTGGCGTCAAGGACGGCGATCTGCTGGTCGTACATTCGTCCCTCAGTGCGCTGGGCTGGGTCAATGGCGGCGCTGTTGCGGTCGTTCAGGCCTTGCTCGACGCCATCGGCAAGCACGGCACTCTCGTCATGCCTGCCCATTCGGCTGGTCTCACCGATCCGCAGCATTGGGAGGCGCCACCGGTGCCCAAGGCATGGCATCGGCCCATTCGGGACACTATGCCGGCCTTCGACCCACAGATCACGCCGACCAGGCAGATGGGGCAGGTGGCCGAACTGTTTCGCACCTGGCCAGGCAGCATGCGCAGCAATCATCCCTCTACGTCGTTTTCCGCCCTGGGGCCGCTGGCGGGGGAAGTGACGCAAAGCCACGATCTTGCCGACCCTTTTGGCGAGCACTCTCCCTTGGGCGCGCTTTATCGGCTGGGGGCCAGCATCCTGCTCATGGGCGTGGATTTCGACACCTGCACCGCCCTCCATCTTGCGGAACGGCGCTATGTCGCCAATCCGGCACTCATCCAGGAAGGCGCCCCGATGCTCGTCAATGGCAAGCGGGAATGGGTCAGCTTCAATACCCCCGCCATCATGGACAGCGCCGCCTTTCTTCCTATCGGCGCCGGGGCGATTGAAAAGGGATTGGCGCAGGCCGGGCCGCTGGGCGAGGGACGCGGCATCTTTGTCCAATTGCCGGCTTTGGTCGATCACGCAATCGACACCTGGGCAGGCAAGGCTGCACCCGGCAGCTGA
- a CDS encoding DUF308 domain-containing protein yields MSSIAANPARSTEEGWLTRYYLGRTAFSAAWVAAALTLGLHHAGFGVVLLVIYPLWDAAANYADAARNGGLVRNRTQAINVLVSLVTTLAVLVALQMGLSAVLAVFGAWAVLSGLLQLGTAVRRWKAGAQWAMILSGAQSALAGTFFVIQAQQSVPVVIPTIAGYAAFGAIYFLVSALWLIIGKRLRRQG; encoded by the coding sequence ATGTCATCCATTGCCGCAAATCCCGCCCGCTCCACCGAAGAAGGCTGGCTCACGCGATATTATCTCGGCCGCACGGCCTTCTCGGCCGCCTGGGTGGCGGCTGCCCTGACGCTGGGCCTGCACCATGCCGGCTTCGGCGTGGTTTTGCTGGTGATCTACCCGCTCTGGGATGCGGCGGCCAATTATGCCGACGCTGCCCGAAATGGGGGCCTCGTTCGCAATCGCACGCAGGCAATTAACGTCTTGGTCAGCCTCGTCACGACCCTGGCCGTGCTGGTGGCCCTGCAGATGGGGCTGAGCGCAGTCCTTGCGGTTTTCGGAGCCTGGGCGGTGCTGTCGGGGCTGTTGCAATTGGGAACGGCCGTCCGTCGCTGGAAGGCGGGAGCGCAATGGGCCATGATCCTGAGCGGCGCTCAATCGGCGCTGGCCGGTACGTTCTTTGTCATTCAGGCCCAGCAATCGGTGCCGGTCGTCATCCCCACGATTGCCGGTTATGCGGCTTTCGGCGCCATCTATTTCCTGGTTTCCGCGCTTTGGCTCATCATCGGCAAAAGGCTGCGCAGGCAGGGATAA
- a CDS encoding TetR/AcrR family transcriptional regulator: MNNPSSTADDILACARSLITAGGYNGFSYADIAEVVGIRKASIHHHFPSKVDLVRILVQRYREDARAGFAELARTASDPRDQLAKYVGYWETCIMDASDPFCVCALLASELPALPPSVAVEVRLHFETLSAWLTSAFERGAALGVFRLANPPQAEAETFMATVHGGMLSARAQDDPRLFGTITRSLLNRLSS; this comes from the coding sequence ATGAACAATCCTTCCTCGACAGCCGACGACATCCTGGCCTGCGCGCGCTCCCTGATTACGGCGGGCGGCTATAACGGCTTCAGCTATGCCGACATCGCCGAGGTCGTGGGCATCCGCAAGGCGTCCATCCACCACCATTTCCCCAGCAAGGTCGATCTGGTTCGCATATTGGTGCAGCGCTATCGCGAGGATGCCAGGGCAGGCTTTGCCGAACTGGCGCGGACGGCATCCGATCCGCGCGACCAGCTCGCCAAATATGTCGGCTATTGGGAAACATGCATCATGGATGCCAGCGATCCATTTTGCGTCTGCGCCCTTCTGGCCAGCGAACTTCCCGCCCTCCCGCCATCCGTGGCCGTCGAAGTGCGGCTTCATTTCGAGACCCTGTCGGCCTGGCTGACCTCGGCATTCGAACGCGGCGCCGCTCTTGGCGTCTTCCGCCTCGCCAACCCGCCGCAGGCGGAAGCCGAGACCTTCATGGCCACGGTGCATGGAGGCATGCTCTCCGCCCGGGCCCAGGATGATCCGCGCCTGTTTGGAACAATCACCCGCTCCCTGCTCAATCGCCTCTCCAGCTAA